The window GTGACACCGCGCGGGCGGGCATCGAGGCGATGCTGCGACACAACGCTCGGTCGCACGTTGATCCGTCGCGCCCGTTGGGCTGCATGGTCGTACTGGCTGCCACCACAGGTCCGGCCGGAAACGACGAAGTCCGCCGGTTTCTCGCCGAGTGCCGCAACAACGACATCACCGGGCTCCGCGTACGGATCGAACGGGGCGTGGCCGACGGCGACGTGCCACCGACGGTCGACACCCGAATGGTCGCCCGCTTTCTCGGTGCCGTACAGCAGGGGATGTCGATCCAGGCCCGCGATGGCGCAAGCCGCGAAGCGCTCGACGAGATCGTCACCTGTGCGATGACCGCATGGGACCAGCTGGTGCCCCGTCCCACCACTCGACAGTCCCCGGACAGACGCGGTAGCTCCGCCGGGTCACCGGGTCAGGGGTAGACCCTCGCGGTGGGACCGGCCGGATTCGAACCGGCGTCCTTCCGATGTGCAGTCGGACGCGACGACCTCTGCGCTACGGTCCACCGTCGACGAGTGTAGGAGCCGACCCGGTCGGATCACCACCCCCGGGGCGGCCGACGTCCAGCGACAGCATCTCCGTTCCGTGCCGTCGCAGGGCCAAGACCGGCGCCGGTCGGTCGCCGGGGCCTCCTCAACCGGCCGGTCTCACGAGTCGGAGTCCTCCCGGAGCAGAGCGCGCAGGATCCGTTCGTCGCGGTCGTCGAGTGCGCTGACGAACCGTCGCAGTACCGAGGTGCGATCGGGCTCGGCGGTCAGCAGTCGGCGCATTCGCTCGGCGACCAGGCCGGCGGCGTCGCGTACGGCACCGTAGCGGTAGGCGCGACCGTCGCGTTCCCGGCTGACAGCGCCCTTGTCGAACAGGCGGCTGAGCGTGGTCACCACCGTGCTGTAGGACAGCGGGCCACCCGGATCGAGCCGATCACGGACCTCACCGGGGGTCAACGGGCCGCCGGCCTCGACGAGGATGGTGACCACCTGGGCTTCGAGCTGGCCGGAGCGCCGACGTCCGTTCTCGGACGGTTCGGCCGCGGGAGAGGGCGGTGTCGTACTCATCGCGGTCGACTCTATCGGCTCGCTCCCACCGCCTCCGTCGGGTCCTCCCGGCCTCGTGGCACACTCGACCGGTCCGGACGGAGGGGCATGTTCGATCATCTCGTTTGGTCGGTGGTTGTGGTTCCGCCACTGATCGTGGTGGCGATCCGGCTGCTGGCCGATCGGCTGCCACCGTCGATCGCGGCGGTCATCGTGGCCTGGTCGACCGTTGCCGTCGGCGCGGCCAGCATGATCAACCTCGGCGTGTTCGCGCTGGTGGCGATCGCCGAGGTGCCGGCCGTCGGCCGGACGTTCGGCTGGTCGTCCCCGGTGGTCGCGGCCGACACCGCGTACGTGGCCTGGGCGCCGTGGCTGAGCGCCGCACTGTTGGTGATCGGCGTGGTATCGGTCGCCCGGCGCTGGCGCCGGCAGCGTCGAGC of the Micromonospora sp. NBC_01796 genome contains:
- a CDS encoding TetR/AcrR family transcriptional regulator — encoded protein: MAGRGRPRTFDRTVALGRAMEVFWQHGYEGASMTELTAAMGIASPSLYAAFGSKEALFREAVAHYNETEGAAPQAALEEGDTARAGIEAMLRHNARSHVDPSRPLGCMVVLAATTGPAGNDEVRRFLAECRNNDITGLRVRIERGVADGDVPPTVDTRMVARFLGAVQQGMSIQARDGASREALDEIVTCAMTAWDQLVPRPTTRQSPDRRGSSAGSPGQG
- a CDS encoding BlaI/MecI/CopY family transcriptional regulator, with protein sequence MSTTPPSPAAEPSENGRRRSGQLEAQVVTILVEAGGPLTPGEVRDRLDPGGPLSYSTVVTTLSRLFDKGAVSRERDGRAYRYGAVRDAAGLVAERMRRLLTAEPDRTSVLRRFVSALDDRDERILRALLREDSDS